From a single Oceanobacillus kimchii X50 genomic region:
- a CDS encoding lytic polysaccharide monooxygenase translates to MKAVFRTKSMKLLGTSIATLAFFTFVAWQTASAHGYIEEPQSRSLLCHEQVNTECGAIQWEPQSLEAPKGFPGPSIPDGQIASAGGAFPELDEQSADRWEKVNLNWGTNTFTWHLTAMHATTKWHYYITKPDWNPNEPLTRDQFELVPFYEIYDGGARPGQTVTHQVTIPERSGYHVILGVWDVDDTANAFYNVIDANFGGESSNPDPDPGNPEEPELPDVPEWNASTVYVGGDQVTYNGKLYQAKWWTRGETPGNSQVWEEVVTSATTSQDAFESITAWNTFAY, encoded by the coding sequence ATGAAAGCAGTGTTTAGAACAAAGTCGATGAAATTATTGGGAACATCTATTGCTACACTCGCCTTTTTTACGTTTGTTGCTTGGCAAACAGCTTCTGCACATGGTTACATCGAAGAACCACAATCAAGGAGTCTATTATGTCACGAACAAGTGAATACGGAATGTGGAGCGATTCAATGGGAACCGCAAAGTCTTGAAGCACCAAAAGGATTTCCAGGGCCAAGTATTCCTGATGGACAAATTGCATCTGCTGGAGGAGCTTTTCCAGAATTAGATGAGCAATCTGCAGACCGTTGGGAAAAAGTTAATTTGAACTGGGGAACCAACACGTTTACTTGGCATCTAACTGCGATGCATGCAACTACAAAATGGCATTATTACATTACAAAACCCGATTGGAATCCAAATGAACCACTTACAAGAGATCAATTTGAATTAGTACCATTTTATGAAATCTATGATGGTGGAGCACGACCAGGGCAAACAGTTACGCATCAAGTAACTATACCAGAACGATCAGGATATCATGTGATCTTGGGAGTTTGGGACGTAGATGATACGGCAAATGCTTTCTATAATGTTATTGATGCTAATTTTGGTGGTGAATCTAGTAATCCTGATCCAGATCCAGGTAATCCAGAAGAACCTGAATTACCAGATGTGCCGGAATGGAATGCTAGTACGGTATATGTTGGTGGTGACCAAGTAACTTATAATGGTAAATTATATCAAGCGAAATGGTGGACCAGAGGAGAGACTCCTGGTAACTCTCAAGTTTGGGAAGAAGTAGTTACAAGCGCGACTACATCTCAAGATGCTTTTGAATCAATTACTGCTTGGAATACTTTTGCGTATTAA
- a CDS encoding DUF3221 domain-containing protein, with the protein MKKVLIIFLTGLVFLTFLGMVTFFILPSSNQPSSGTSNLNDSDMQDHEIPINEQEGTLQGYYFNGYIDMRDSFENFEEESEYIYYMSHHFDYYRNQAFVHGKDEPKEEYVEYFKQLDPLNALVSFSNNTKTDLQNGDYIKVTFKGGIMESYPAQIGEVVDVVVIDRRK; encoded by the coding sequence GTGAAGAAAGTGCTTATTATATTTTTGACTGGATTGGTATTTCTTACTTTTCTTGGTATGGTTACATTTTTTATACTACCTAGTTCCAATCAACCGTCTTCGGGCACCTCCAACTTAAACGATTCAGATATGCAAGATCATGAAATTCCTATAAATGAACAAGAAGGAACTCTGCAAGGATATTATTTCAATGGTTATATCGATATGCGTGATTCGTTCGAAAATTTTGAGGAAGAATCAGAGTACATTTACTATATGAGTCACCATTTTGACTATTATCGTAATCAAGCTTTTGTCCATGGTAAAGATGAACCAAAAGAAGAATATGTAGAGTATTTTAAGCAATTAGATCCTTTAAATGCTCTTGTCTCTTTCTCTAACAATACAAAAACGGACCTACAAAATGGTGACTATATAAAAGTGACCTTCAAGGGTGGAATTATGGAATCCTATCCAGCACAGATTGGAGAGGTTGTTGATGTAGTAGTAATTGACCGAAGAAAGTAA
- a CDS encoding AAA family ATPase, with translation MKRYVIITVGKTHSGKSTFAKLLNKQLTNSIIVDQDNHAEFINQYYSNLQPKSGPNILKHAVSKLVVAYAVEHTNDHLIICNSNRNKIRRQHLIQWYRNNELIPVIVHFDIPDDVLLKRVQTSTRKTNIFRFASNFEEVLARQCEDAKDDDIQEPNENEADYFFRITHEMDTDLVIHKIQEIVSSQFEN, from the coding sequence ATGAAACGCTATGTCATTATCACTGTAGGAAAGACACATAGTGGTAAATCCACCTTTGCCAAATTATTGAATAAACAACTTACTAATTCAATCATTGTCGATCAAGATAACCATGCAGAATTCATTAATCAATATTACTCGAATTTGCAGCCCAAATCGGGACCAAATATATTGAAACACGCCGTATCAAAGCTAGTGGTTGCTTATGCGGTGGAACACACAAACGATCACCTAATTATTTGTAACTCGAATCGAAACAAAATTAGAAGACAACACTTAATCCAGTGGTATAGAAATAATGAATTAATCCCAGTTATCGTTCATTTTGATATACCAGATGACGTTCTTTTGAAACGGGTTCAAACATCTACACGTAAAACGAATATATTTCGATTTGCTAGTAATTTTGAAGAGGTTTTGGCACGTCAATGTGAAGATGCTAAAGATGACGATATTCAAGAACCTAATGAAAATGAAGCAGATTACTTTTTCCGGATAACACATGAAATGGATACAGATCTAGTTATTCATAAAATACAAGAAATAGTTAGTTCTCAATTCGAAAATTAG